From Paenibacillus graminis, a single genomic window includes:
- a CDS encoding HD-GYP domain-containing protein: MRVHVTDLKPGDYLKMDTFSSRGLHVLPKGAQLQIEEIAKLMQHGVDYVDIEAIQEEPVPSSRSSVIQSASRNFDTMIDGFESVYMEALTKGSFNQSVVDDILQPSLDSLDKHKDVVSLLLLLDREDNYTYNHSLQVGMLSYYIATWLGYSKKECYEIGRAGYLIDIGKCRISPDILNKPGKLTAAEFDEVKLHTIYGYEIIRNSMDDPYTALVALQHHERDDGSGYPHNLTKDDIHPYSQIAAVADIYSAMTSQRIYQSKQELISVLREINTLSFGKLNGKPVQALIQHLMPNFIGKRVLLSTGDMGVIIMNNPLDVFRPLIQMEGKFLDLARERTIAVVEIYME; the protein is encoded by the coding sequence TTGAGAGTACACGTAACAGATCTGAAACCGGGTGATTACCTGAAGATGGATACCTTTAGCTCAAGAGGGCTTCATGTATTACCCAAAGGGGCACAGCTTCAAATCGAAGAAATTGCTAAACTGATGCAGCACGGAGTAGATTACGTTGATATCGAAGCCATCCAGGAGGAACCTGTGCCTTCAAGCAGATCTTCCGTCATTCAGTCCGCTTCCAGGAATTTTGATACCATGATTGACGGGTTTGAATCGGTATATATGGAAGCCTTGACGAAGGGCAGCTTCAACCAGTCCGTTGTGGATGACATTCTTCAGCCCTCGCTGGATTCCTTGGACAAACACAAGGATGTGGTTTCATTACTGCTTCTGCTTGACCGGGAGGATAATTATACATATAACCATTCCCTGCAAGTGGGCATGCTTTCTTATTATATAGCTACCTGGCTTGGATATTCCAAGAAGGAGTGTTATGAAATCGGCCGGGCCGGCTATCTGATTGATATCGGCAAATGCCGCATTTCCCCTGATATTCTGAACAAGCCGGGCAAGCTCACTGCCGCTGAATTTGACGAAGTGAAACTACATACGATTTATGGCTATGAAATTATCCGCAATTCCATGGATGACCCCTATACCGCCCTGGTGGCGCTTCAGCATCATGAACGTGACGATGGTTCCGGATACCCGCATAACCTGACCAAAGATGATATACACCCCTATTCCCAGATTGCGGCCGTGGCTGACATTTACAGCGCCATGACCTCTCAGCGGATCTATCAATCCAAGCAGGAGCTGATCTCCGTATTGCGTGAGATTAACACACTCAGCTTCGGCAAGCTGAACGGCAAGCCGGTGCAGGCCCTCATCCAGCATCTGATGCCCAATTTCATTGGAAAACGGGTGCTGCTGAGTACTGGAGACATGGGCGTGATTATCATGAACAATCCGCTGGACGTCTTCCGGCCGCTCATACAGATGGAAGGCAAATTTCTGGATCTGGCCCGCGAACGTACAATTGCAGTGGTTGAGATTTATATGGAGTAA
- a CDS encoding molybdenum cofactor biosynthesis protein has product MHVTIRLFAGLAEVMGSSSLAFHFHESPLTAGRLKELLSASYPEAAPQIKVSLVAIDHEYAPDDSVISEASEVALIPPVSGGEPAAEDAETPDGRFSITDLPLNGEALLDKVLDVNHGASLLFVGTTREMTGAQRTTALHYEAYIPMALAKLEEIGNEVEERWNARCAIAHRTGLVALKEASVMIAVSAPHRDSCYEASRYAIERLKASVPVWKKDISDSGEQWLGADPHAKDYPKL; this is encoded by the coding sequence ATGCACGTGACAATTCGTCTGTTCGCCGGCCTGGCAGAGGTTATGGGTTCCTCCTCACTGGCCTTCCACTTCCATGAGTCTCCGCTTACTGCGGGAAGATTGAAGGAGCTGCTCTCAGCATCCTATCCGGAAGCCGCTCCGCAGATTAAGGTATCTTTAGTTGCCATTGACCATGAGTATGCACCGGATGACTCCGTCATATCCGAAGCTTCCGAGGTTGCGCTGATTCCTCCCGTCTCCGGAGGAGAGCCGGCCGCTGAGGATGCGGAAACACCGGACGGAAGGTTCAGCATCACGGATCTGCCCTTGAACGGGGAGGCCCTGCTGGATAAAGTGCTGGATGTAAATCATGGCGCTTCCCTGCTGTTCGTTGGCACAACCCGGGAAATGACCGGCGCCCAGCGCACAACCGCGCTGCATTATGAAGCTTATATTCCCATGGCCCTCGCCAAGCTGGAGGAAATCGGCAACGAGGTCGAGGAACGGTGGAATGCCCGCTGCGCTATTGCCCACCGTACCGGACTCGTAGCCCTCAAGGAAGCAAGTGTAATGATCGCCGTTTCTGCGCCCCACCGCGACAGCTGCTATGAAGCCAGCCGGTATGCCATTGAGAGACTGAAGGCATCCGTACCTGTATGGAAAAAAGACATCAGTGACTCTGGAGAACAGTGGCTGGGGGCTGATCCCCATGCTAAGGATTACCCTAAGCTGTGA
- a CDS encoding bifunctional metallophosphatase/5'-nucleotidase encodes MERTLQRLTLIHTNDIHSHFEMMSPIAAEIANLKAAAGEEPVLLLDIGDHMDRAAVETEGTMGQANIDMINLTGYDAVTIGNNEGLTFSREILSALYAGLQCPVVCSNILESATGEAPGWMKRHVILEKDGIKIGITGATAAFASFYGLLGWEALDPEQALREQCELLAPQVDLLIILSHLGLPADQRLAEQLQGVHAILGGHTHHMLETPQMINGTAVCGAGKFGRYIGRLIFERAHAGTAFELVSGRCFTVDPSLTEEVLAPAAALHLQHGLEVLNETAAITDRELSLDTEGESPFGNLLAQAVRRFTGTPISLVNSGQLLGPLPQGTITAGMLHALCPSPVNACIIQLKGEDIRKALEQSRTEAFYNKAIFGYGFRGKLLGSLAVDGLKILYDPGVLPYDNGIAVFVGGEPLDDRAVYSVGTLDMFTFRIGYESLADGTEPLYLLPHFLRDLLRMELQRPGSLDECAVLRWVSRSV; translated from the coding sequence ATGGAGCGAACATTGCAAAGATTGACCCTAATTCATACGAATGATATACATAGCCACTTTGAAATGATGAGCCCCATTGCTGCAGAAATCGCTAACCTGAAGGCAGCGGCCGGTGAAGAGCCCGTGCTGCTGCTGGATATTGGCGATCATATGGACCGGGCGGCAGTAGAGACTGAAGGCACCATGGGACAGGCAAATATCGATATGATCAACCTGACCGGCTATGATGCAGTTACGATCGGCAATAATGAAGGGCTGACGTTCTCCCGTGAGATTCTTTCTGCTTTGTATGCGGGACTCCAATGTCCTGTGGTATGCAGCAACATCCTAGAGAGTGCTACCGGAGAGGCGCCCGGATGGATGAAGCGCCATGTCATTCTGGAGAAGGATGGCATCAAGATAGGCATTACCGGGGCTACTGCGGCATTTGCCTCGTTCTACGGGCTGCTGGGCTGGGAAGCGCTGGACCCGGAACAAGCGCTGCGTGAACAATGTGAGCTGCTGGCTCCGCAAGTGGATCTCCTGATTATCCTTTCCCACCTGGGGCTTCCTGCGGATCAGCGGCTGGCGGAGCAGCTTCAGGGGGTTCATGCCATTCTGGGCGGCCACACGCACCATATGCTGGAGACTCCGCAGATGATCAACGGAACGGCTGTCTGCGGGGCCGGCAAATTCGGCCGTTATATCGGACGGCTTATTTTTGAGCGGGCTCATGCCGGGACAGCCTTCGAGCTGGTAAGCGGCCGCTGCTTCACGGTTGATCCTTCGCTTACCGAAGAGGTGCTTGCGCCTGCGGCGGCGTTGCATTTGCAGCACGGGCTTGAGGTTCTTAACGAAACCGCAGCCATCACAGACCGCGAGCTTTCCCTGGACACAGAAGGGGAATCTCCTTTTGGCAATCTGCTGGCTCAGGCTGTCCGCCGCTTCACAGGAACACCAATATCCCTGGTTAACAGCGGACAACTGCTTGGACCTCTGCCGCAAGGCACCATTACGGCAGGGATGCTGCATGCGCTGTGCCCTTCTCCGGTTAATGCCTGCATTATCCAGCTAAAAGGGGAGGACATCCGCAAGGCTCTTGAGCAGAGCAGGACCGAGGCGTTCTACAATAAGGCGATTTTTGGCTACGGCTTCCGGGGGAAGCTGCTGGGCAGCCTGGCAGTTGATGGATTAAAAATCCTGTACGATCCAGGGGTCTTGCCTTATGATAACGGTATCGCTGTTTTTGTCGGGGGGGAGCCGCTGGATGACAGGGCTGTCTATTCTGTCGGAACACTGGATATGTTCACTTTCCGCATAGGGTATGAGAGTCTTGCGGATGGAACCGAACCGCTGTATTTGCTGCCTCATTTCCTGCGGGATCTGCTGCGGATGGAGCTGCAAAGGCCGGGAAGCTTGGATGAATGTGCCGTTCTCCGCTGGGTGAGCCGGTCTGTCTAA
- a CDS encoding undecaprenyl-diphosphate phosphatase gives MDTITAIILAIVEGITEFIPVSSTGHMILTTKLLGFDEQSPIMKTYEIVIQLGAILAIALVYRQRILNLLGIGRSRSGRGGVMPASRLNLIHVILGIVPALAVAFFARDFIKGLFGASTVLWALVAGGVLMIVAEWVNRRKIRITAHELDDLSYGQALAIGLYQIISVLWPGFSRSGSTISGGMLSGVSYKASADFSFLIAIPIMCAASGYELLDSYQYFTKDTIMDFAIGFVISFIVAYAVVVAFMKLIQKIRPTHFAIYRFILAAVFWLFIMR, from the coding sequence ATGGACACGATTACAGCAATAATTCTGGCAATTGTAGAAGGAATAACTGAATTTATCCCGGTATCATCCACGGGGCACATGATTTTAACCACTAAGCTGCTGGGCTTTGACGAGCAGTCGCCGATTATGAAGACCTATGAGATTGTTATTCAGCTTGGAGCCATTCTCGCTATTGCCCTGGTGTACCGCCAGCGGATTCTGAACCTGCTGGGTATCGGACGCAGCCGCTCAGGCAGAGGCGGAGTGATGCCGGCCTCCAGACTGAATCTGATTCATGTCATTCTCGGGATTGTACCGGCGCTTGCAGTAGCTTTTTTCGCCCGTGATTTCATTAAAGGACTCTTTGGAGCTTCCACAGTGCTCTGGGCGCTTGTCGCCGGCGGGGTGCTGATGATTGTTGCAGAATGGGTGAACAGACGGAAGATCCGGATTACCGCGCATGAGCTGGATGACTTATCGTACGGACAGGCGCTGGCTATCGGCCTCTACCAGATTATTTCCGTGCTGTGGCCGGGATTTTCCCGGTCCGGCTCGACCATCTCCGGCGGTATGCTGAGCGGGGTCAGCTACAAGGCTTCGGCGGACTTTTCGTTCCTGATTGCCATACCGATTATGTGTGCGGCATCCGGGTATGAGCTGCTTGATTCCTATCAGTATTTTACCAAAGATACGATTATGGATTTCGCGATCGGATTTGTCATTTCATTTATTGTCGCTTATGCGGTGGTGGTTGCGTTCATGAAGCTGATCCAGAAGATCCGGCCGACCCATTTCGCAATTTACCGCTTTATTTTGGCTGCGGTGTTCTGGTTGTTTATTATGCGTTAA
- a CDS encoding HD-GYP domain-containing protein, translating into MRLVSVNRLQAGMKLGKKIYNDEGLVLLADGVELTDALIKRLAKIDIGYIYIEDSVTEDVEITGMLQDETRNQALKVVRNQFQQMSGASGITKGFYHLDKKFSKVMDSILDDLATQEDPMIMLLDMHTADNYLYVHSLNVCLYTLVLGIAHGYSREELRVIGMGALLHDIGKTQIPVKIIQKPGMLSDEEFRHMQAHTEIGYRILKDEPNIPLLAAHCALQHHERIDGSGYPRGLKGPQIHEYAKWLGVADSYDAMTSNRIYKKAMLPHQAVEALYVGSGTLYEQKQLELFRDRVAIYPLGLTVKLSTGESGVVVKIDPAIPHRPVVRVLHDPDGEPVIPFELDLGSKLSVVIVDVTDEDSVHLGSPQRT; encoded by the coding sequence GTGCGTCTAGTATCCGTGAATCGGCTTCAGGCGGGAATGAAGCTGGGTAAAAAAATATATAATGATGAAGGACTGGTTCTGCTCGCGGATGGAGTAGAGCTAACGGATGCGCTGATCAAGCGGCTGGCTAAGATCGACATCGGCTATATCTACATAGAAGACTCCGTCACCGAGGATGTTGAGATTACGGGCATGCTGCAGGATGAGACGCGCAATCAGGCGCTCAAGGTGGTCCGGAACCAGTTTCAGCAGATGTCAGGCGCTTCCGGCATAACCAAGGGTTTTTATCATTTGGACAAAAAATTCTCCAAAGTGATGGATTCCATTCTGGATGATCTGGCCACACAGGAAGATCCCATGATTATGCTGCTTGATATGCACACGGCCGACAACTACCTGTATGTTCACTCCCTGAATGTCTGTCTGTATACGCTGGTGCTCGGAATTGCCCATGGCTATAGCAGGGAAGAGCTGCGGGTCATCGGCATGGGCGCGCTGCTGCATGATATAGGCAAAACGCAGATCCCTGTCAAAATTATTCAGAAGCCCGGTATGCTCAGCGACGAGGAGTTCCGTCATATGCAGGCCCATACCGAGATCGGCTACCGGATTCTCAAGGATGAACCGAATATCCCGCTGCTCGCGGCACACTGTGCGCTGCAGCATCACGAGCGTATCGATGGCTCGGGTTATCCGCGCGGGCTGAAAGGGCCGCAAATACATGAATATGCCAAATGGCTGGGGGTTGCGGATTCCTATGATGCCATGACCTCGAACCGGATCTATAAGAAGGCCATGCTGCCGCATCAGGCAGTAGAAGCGTTGTACGTAGGTTCAGGAACGCTCTATGAGCAGAAGCAATTGGAGCTGTTCCGGGACCGCGTGGCGATCTATCCGCTGGGTCTGACCGTCAAGCTTAGCACCGGAGAGAGCGGAGTGGTGGTCAAAATTGACCCAGCCATACCGCACAGGCCGGTTGTGCGTGTGCTGCATGACCCTGATGGCGAGCCCGTCATTCCCTTTGAGCTTGATCTGGGCAGCAAGCTTTCTGTAGTGATTGTGGATGTGACCGATGAAGACAGTGTACATTTAGGGTCCCCGCAAAGGACCTGA
- the yfkAB gene encoding radical SAM/CxCxxxxC motif protein YfkAB translates to MSILEPSSTPIRELSPSYDPWDPITSLRKHGRHVLTSVEMTVTNLCNMRCEHCAVGDSLTTKEGDMLPLKNILDRLEEVEHLQTISITGGEPMFRAGTVENTIVPLLKYARERGIRSQINSNLTMPYSRYEQLLPYLDVMHISFNYINGDDFHEVGFANSGHSVSKEAAYRLYDTMLDNSRRLSSDGMLISAESMINYRTHKKLPAIHKLIGDMGARRHEVHPMYASSFASKLPVLSLKEMGAAIHDLLDHRDPDMWMLFGTLPFFACSFLEEDQKLLRRLREEKNVTLRNDPDGRNRVNVNMFTGDVFVTDFADISAFGNIGSGKLDDIFTEWQQKHPLNQKVNCHCDEAGCCGPNLLVADMYYPKVDFKTRKAITL, encoded by the coding sequence ATGAGTATATTAGAGCCATCCTCAACACCAATAAGAGAGCTGTCGCCAAGCTATGATCCTTGGGACCCGATCACTTCATTGCGCAAGCATGGGCGTCATGTGCTGACCAGTGTCGAGATGACGGTTACCAATCTGTGCAACATGCGGTGTGAGCATTGTGCGGTTGGCGACAGCCTGACCACTAAAGAAGGAGACATGCTGCCGCTAAAAAATATCCTGGACCGTCTGGAAGAGGTTGAACATCTGCAGACGATCAGTATTACGGGCGGCGAGCCGATGTTCCGCGCCGGTACTGTGGAGAATACCATCGTTCCATTGCTCAAGTATGCCCGTGAGCGGGGCATCCGGTCGCAGATCAATTCCAACCTGACCATGCCTTATTCCCGATATGAGCAGCTGCTGCCCTATTTGGATGTCATGCATATCTCTTTCAACTACATAAATGGAGATGACTTTCATGAGGTAGGTTTTGCGAACAGCGGCCACTCGGTCTCAAAGGAAGCGGCTTACCGGCTCTATGACACGATGCTGGATAACTCCCGCCGCTTAAGCAGTGACGGGATGCTGATTTCTGCGGAATCGATGATCAATTACCGGACGCATAAAAAGCTGCCGGCAATCCATAAGCTAATTGGGGACATGGGGGCAAGAAGGCATGAAGTGCATCCGATGTATGCTTCCAGCTTTGCTTCCAAGCTGCCTGTACTGTCCCTGAAGGAAATGGGAGCAGCGATACATGACCTGCTGGACCACCGTGATCCGGACATGTGGATGCTGTTCGGTACGCTTCCTTTCTTTGCCTGCAGCTTTCTGGAAGAAGACCAGAAGCTTCTCCGCCGATTGCGGGAGGAAAAAAATGTTACCCTGCGCAACGATCCGGACGGCAGAAACCGTGTGAATGTCAATATGTTCACAGGAGACGTGTTTGTGACGGATTTTGCTGATATCTCCGCCTTTGGCAACATTGGCAGCGGCAAGCTGGATGATATCTTTACCGAGTGGCAGCAGAAGCATCCGCTCAATCAGAAGGTGAATTGCCACTGCGATGAAGCCGGCTGCTGTGGTCCCAATCTTCTCGTAGCCGATATGTATTATCCGAAGGTTGATTTCAAAACTAGAAAAGCGATCACTCTGTAG
- a CDS encoding hemolysin family protein translates to MHTEFEVGRLLLNLLLVLVLVMLNGIFVAAEFSLVKVRQSRLTQLVSEGNKMAGYALKVNKKLDAYLSATQFGITLASLGLGWVGEPAISELLVEPLMIQIGVTDHTLISTVSVVVGFSIITFLHIVLGELAPKSLAIQKTEGSALLLSAPLMFFYNVFLPFIWVLNASANALLRLVGVEPASEAEAAHSEEEIRILMNQSAKSGVIDKDEMKLMDNIFEFSDLLAREVMLPRTDMDVLYSNLSLEENMRIITETKHSRYPVAFEDKDRIIGFIHITDLLFAPLEQQNDLASLVRPILNVPESIEISHALRLMQKNKAQLTLVVDEYGGTAGLLTAEEILEEIVGDLHDEFEDERPSVERNGDYISVEGRMLIEDVNDLTGVVIEDDEVDSIGGWLFKELEGNPSKGKRVVVGDVTFEVEEATRLRITRINIHRETPVASEEDETGEDEDGLK, encoded by the coding sequence GTGCATACGGAATTTGAAGTAGGGAGATTGCTGCTCAATCTTTTGCTGGTTCTGGTGCTCGTAATGTTGAACGGCATATTTGTTGCAGCGGAGTTCTCGCTCGTGAAGGTGAGGCAGTCGCGTCTGACGCAGCTTGTCAGCGAAGGGAACAAGATGGCTGGATATGCGCTGAAGGTCAATAAAAAACTGGATGCCTATCTGTCGGCTACCCAGTTCGGGATTACGCTTGCCTCGCTGGGGCTGGGCTGGGTCGGGGAACCGGCCATTTCCGAGCTGCTGGTGGAGCCGCTGATGATCCAGATTGGCGTGACCGACCATACGCTGATCTCCACGGTATCGGTAGTTGTAGGTTTCTCAATCATTACTTTTTTACATATTGTGCTGGGTGAGCTTGCGCCGAAATCCCTGGCTATCCAAAAAACGGAAGGCTCTGCGCTGCTGTTGTCCGCGCCGCTGATGTTTTTTTATAATGTGTTTCTGCCATTTATCTGGGTGCTGAATGCATCGGCCAATGCGCTCCTGAGGCTGGTGGGAGTAGAGCCGGCCAGTGAAGCCGAAGCAGCCCACTCGGAAGAAGAAATCCGCATTCTCATGAACCAAAGTGCCAAGAGTGGTGTCATTGACAAGGATGAGATGAAGCTGATGGACAACATCTTTGAATTCTCTGATCTGCTGGCCCGCGAGGTCATGCTTCCGCGTACAGATATGGATGTGTTATACAGCAATCTTTCTCTGGAAGAAAATATGCGGATCATTACGGAGACGAAGCATTCCCGTTATCCGGTGGCTTTTGAGGACAAGGACCGGATTATCGGTTTCATTCATATCACCGATCTGCTGTTTGCCCCGCTGGAGCAGCAGAACGATCTGGCATCGCTGGTCCGGCCTATCCTTAATGTGCCAGAATCTATAGAGATCAGCCATGCGCTGCGGCTTATGCAGAAGAACAAGGCCCAGCTCACACTCGTTGTGGATGAATATGGCGGGACCGCAGGGCTGCTCACAGCCGAGGAGATTCTTGAAGAAATCGTAGGGGACCTGCATGACGAATTCGAGGATGAACGTCCAAGCGTGGAACGCAACGGCGATTATATCTCCGTCGAAGGACGTATGCTGATTGAGGATGTGAATGACCTTACCGGCGTAGTTATTGAAGACGACGAAGTCGATTCGATCGGAGGCTGGCTCTTCAAGGAGCTGGAGGGCAATCCGTCCAAAGGCAAGCGGGTAGTTGTCGGTGATGTTACCTTCGAGGTGGAGGAAGCCACGCGTCTGCGGATCACCAGAATCAACATCCACCGTGAAACGCCTGTGGCATCCGAAGAGGATGAAACCGGTGAAGATGAGGACGGCCTGAAGTAA
- a CDS encoding spore coat associated protein CotJA, whose product MNSQERVWTPYRGPFDPCPPVPFKTYVVPPNQFINFQPPNWPQFSLPEALRAGTLWPALFSPYESKSKGGK is encoded by the coding sequence ATGAATTCCCAGGAACGTGTATGGACACCGTACAGGGGCCCGTTTGACCCTTGCCCGCCGGTGCCGTTCAAGACGTATGTTGTCCCGCCGAACCAATTTATCAATTTTCAGCCGCCCAATTGGCCGCAGTTTTCACTGCCTGAGGCTTTGAGGGCAGGTACGCTGTGGCCTGCGCTTTTCAGCCCTTATGAATCCAAGAGCAAAGGAGGCAAGTAG
- a CDS encoding spore coat protein CotJB has translation MEANPCEPRYYEMLEQLQVLDFALVELNLYLDTHLEDLKAIEQFNQLTQERTRLANQFQELYGPLQNFGRAYSKCPWEWNQTPWPWQV, from the coding sequence ATGGAAGCAAATCCTTGCGAGCCCCGTTACTATGAGATGCTGGAACAGCTCCAGGTTCTGGATTTTGCGCTGGTGGAGCTGAATTTGTATCTGGATACTCATCTTGAGGACCTTAAAGCTATAGAGCAGTTCAACCAGCTGACCCAGGAACGTACCCGGCTGGCAAATCAGTTCCAGGAGCTGTACGGACCGTTGCAGAACTTCGGCCGCGCCTATTCGAAATGTCCATGGGAATGGAATCAGACTCCCTGGCCTTGGCAGGTCTAG
- a CDS encoding manganese catalase family protein — MWIYEKKLQYPVRVSKCDVRMARYLTEQYGGADGELAAALRYMNQRYAIPDKVIGVLTDISTEEFAHLEMIATMIYKLTKDASISELEAAGLGPNYAQRDHALFYQNSAGVPWTATYIQAKGDPLADLYEDIAAEEKARATYQWLIDMTDDVDLQDSLKFLREREIVHALRFKESVQIIIDEREQKRVF; from the coding sequence ATGTGGATATATGAGAAAAAACTGCAGTATCCGGTGCGTGTCAGCAAATGCGATGTGCGGATGGCGCGTTATCTGACGGAGCAGTACGGAGGAGCAGACGGGGAGCTGGCAGCCGCGCTGCGGTATATGAATCAGCGGTATGCCATTCCGGATAAAGTCATAGGCGTGCTGACGGATATTTCAACCGAAGAATTCGCCCACCTGGAAATGATTGCTACGATGATATATAAATTAACAAAAGATGCATCGATTAGTGAACTCGAAGCTGCCGGGCTTGGCCCGAACTATGCACAGCGCGACCATGCGCTGTTCTACCAGAATTCGGCAGGTGTGCCATGGACAGCAACGTATATCCAGGCCAAAGGTGATCCGCTTGCCGACCTCTACGAGGACATTGCGGCCGAAGAAAAGGCTCGGGCTACATACCAGTGGCTGATCGACATGACGGATGACGTGGATCTGCAGGACAGCCTGAAGTTCCTGCGGGAGCGGGAGATTGTACATGCGCTGCGGTTTAAGGAGTCGGTGCAGATTATTATTGATGAGCGGGAGCAGAAGAGAGTGTTCTGA
- a CDS encoding PadR family transcriptional regulator, producing MHTLSNVEFMLLQMIAEHCQASGYDIMKLVEQRGYKEWANIGTTSIYVGLKKLSDKGWISPETADEKSGKGPTPTRFALTEVGISKLRNEILDSLSSTRERDNRFDLGLAALPHIGKEEAVIALRKRLDFLGQASINIRQKYESQGGASLPLNVRALFLHPFSLIESEQAFVSRLIHELLEEASRHGQSY from the coding sequence ATGCATACATTGTCGAATGTCGAATTCATGCTCCTGCAAATGATCGCGGAACATTGTCAAGCTTCCGGATACGATATTATGAAGTTAGTCGAGCAGCGGGGTTATAAAGAATGGGCGAATATCGGTACAACTTCGATATATGTGGGATTGAAGAAACTTAGCGATAAAGGTTGGATCTCACCTGAGACAGCCGACGAGAAATCCGGTAAGGGGCCAACGCCGACCCGGTTTGCCCTCACCGAAGTGGGTATAAGTAAGCTGAGAAATGAAATTCTTGATAGTCTGTCGTCTACCCGGGAACGTGACAACCGCTTCGATCTCGGTTTGGCCGCTTTGCCCCATATCGGGAAGGAAGAGGCCGTCATTGCTTTACGGAAACGACTGGATTTTCTTGGACAAGCCTCGATAAATATAAGACAGAAGTACGAATCACAAGGCGGAGCTAGCTTACCGCTGAACGTAAGGGCATTGTTCTTGCATCCATTCAGCTTAATCGAGAGCGAGCAAGCGTTCGTTAGCCGTTTAATACATGAATTATTGGAGGAGGCAAGTAGACATGGCCAAAGTTATTGA
- a CDS encoding BtrH N-terminal domain-containing protein, whose protein sequence is MAKVIEGFIPYQGEHCETTAIGNLMQYAGDRLSEPMLFGLGQGLGFIYWDSKGMDFPFIGGRVKPDKLTAYLAERLGLNVRYQETSSVNKAWQNVRSSIEHGIPVGLKLDAYYLDYFKNKVHFAGHYAVLYGIDDEYAYMADTRQQGGLVKTRLTSLAAARNAKGPMSSRNRSFTIEPSDALLPLVPAIRESLTMNAHDYLNPPIGNIGNKGIVKMSNEILKWPSRSNNSEHDLCLTAMLMERAGTGGALFRNLYRDYLRDCADRLEDPKIEQAHCMFTEIAPMWVSVSASIDRAGRTGEHQELVHASKLLLEIADKERAAMELLL, encoded by the coding sequence ATGGCCAAAGTTATTGAAGGTTTCATTCCTTATCAAGGCGAACATTGCGAAACAACCGCCATTGGCAATTTAATGCAATATGCGGGAGACCGCTTGTCTGAGCCGATGTTGTTCGGACTCGGGCAAGGGCTTGGATTCATATACTGGGATTCGAAAGGAATGGACTTCCCCTTCATCGGAGGAAGGGTCAAACCGGATAAACTGACCGCTTATCTCGCCGAACGACTCGGCTTGAACGTCAGATATCAAGAAACCTCTTCCGTCAATAAGGCGTGGCAGAACGTCCGAAGCAGCATCGAACACGGCATTCCGGTTGGCCTTAAATTAGATGCCTATTACTTGGATTATTTTAAGAACAAGGTGCACTTCGCCGGTCACTATGCGGTACTTTACGGTATAGATGACGAATACGCCTACATGGCGGACACCAGACAACAGGGTGGACTTGTGAAGACGCGTTTGACAAGCTTGGCCGCTGCCAGAAATGCAAAGGGACCCATGAGCTCCCGGAATCGTTCCTTTACGATCGAGCCAAGCGACGCATTGCTTCCGCTTGTTCCTGCTATACGCGAATCCTTGACCATGAATGCGCATGACTATCTGAACCCGCCCATTGGGAATATTGGCAATAAAGGCATTGTTAAAATGAGCAATGAAATCTTGAAATGGCCTTCTCGCAGCAACAATTCCGAACATGATTTATGTCTTACCGCGATGTTAATGGAGCGGGCAGGAACCGGCGGCGCTTTATTTCGGAATCTGTATAGGGATTATTTGAGAGATTGTGCTGATCGGTTGGAGGACCCGAAGATCGAACAAGCCCACTGCATGTTTACAGAGATCGCTCCAATGTGGGTTAGCGTCTCTGCTTCAATCGACCGAGCAGGAAGAACAGGTGAGCACCAAGAGCTCGTGCATGCGTCTAAGCTGTTGCTCGAGATTGCGGATAAAGAACGCGCAGCCATGGAGCTGTTGTTGTGA